The proteins below are encoded in one region of Rana temporaria chromosome 2, aRanTem1.1, whole genome shotgun sequence:
- the LOC120928661 gene encoding claudin-22-like, with protein sequence MEAVVCITELAGLFLSLSGYVCCLVALFIPQWLTYSPGLLVSEYYQLGLWKTCFVQDVGLSVCQEYQTPLHLTPQIRMGRVLVCLSVFLGALGFIASVPTLTWVKCLDDTESNVKKTLALLGGILFAVSGALTFGSVSYFAYDTLVKFWDDNIPKDIPRWEFGDAMYAGWTGGFSILSGGIVLIFSQFRASQDSELK encoded by the coding sequence atggAGGCAGTGGTGTGTATCACCGAATTAGCAGGCCTCTTCCTATCACTGTCTGGCTATGTGTGTTGCCTGGTAGCCTTATTTATTCCTCAATGGTTGACCTATTCTCCAGGCCTTCTCGTCAGTGAATATTACCAGCTCGGCTTGTGGAAAACATGTTTTGTTCAGGATGTGGGTCTAAGTGTATGTCAAGAATACCAGACTCCACTGCACCTTACTCCTCAAATCCGAATGGGTCGTGTCCTGGTGTGCCTCTCAGTGTTCCTTGGAGCCTTAGGATTTATAGCTTCAGTGCCTACATTGACTTGGGTGAAATGCCTTGACGACACAGAAAGCAATGTGAAAAAGACGCTAGCACTTCTTGGAGGAATCCTTTTTGCAGTGTCAGGTGCCCTGACTTTTGGCTCTGTGTCCTACTTTGCTTATGACACTTTGGTCAAATTTTGGGACGATAACATCCCTAAAGACATTCCCCGCTGGGAATTTGGAGATGCAATGTATGCTGGCTGGACAGGCGGTTTCTCTATCTTATCAGGAGGTATTGTACTGATTTTCTCACAGTTCCGTGCTTCTCAAGATTCTGAATTAAAATGA